ATTAATTAATGAATAAATACATAGATTAATGTACTTTTTTCATTGTAAAAAAGGATTCTTTAGTTACTTTTGCAATCGAAATTATAGAAAAAATAAAAAACGAAAATGACCGCAGACAAACTAACGACTTTCGATGTATTAATCGAAATACCACGTGGAAGCAGAAATAAATACGAGTATGATTTTGAAATCAAAAGAATGCGTTTCGACAGAATGTTATTCTCTTCAATGATGTACCCGGCTGATTACGGATTTATTCCAGAAACTTTAGCACTTGACGGAGACCCTCTTGATGTATTAGTTTTAATAAACGAGCCAACTTTCCCTGGTTGTGTTATTGAAGTAAAACCAATTGGTGTTTTCCATATGGCAGATGATAAAGGACCAGACGAAAAAATCATTTGTGTACCAGTTTCAGATCCAATCTGGAATTCATTAAATGACCTTTCAGATATTAATGGACACTTGTTGAAAGAAATCGAGCATTTCTTCCAGGTTTACAAAGATCTTGAAAACAAACAAGTAGATGTAGAAGGTTGGGGAGACGTAAACGAAGCATTTGCAATCATTGCTGAGTGTACTAAGCGTTTTGATGACATTGAAAATAAACCAGAGGGATTATTTAGTATTAAATAATTTTTACCTTATTCTATTATAAAAAAAGCAATACTACCGTTAGGAGTATTGCTTTTTTGTTTAAATTCGTTTTAGTTAGTTTATTGACTATTAACCAAAAACCATTACTATATTATGAATGCATTTATGATTTACTTGCCAATTGTCATGGCGATTTTAGGATTACTTTTCATGGGAATAAAAAGGACTTGGGTTTTAAAACAAGATGCTGGAGATGGTAAAATGAAAGAAATTTCAGATTACATCTACGAAGGAGCACTGGCCTTCCTAAAAGCAGAATATAAACTATTAACCATCTTTGTAATTATTGCAAGTATAGCTTTAGCAGGAATTACTTTTATTCCGGGTGTAAAAACGCATTTATTAATTGTAGTAGCATTCATCTTTGGAGCGCTTTTTTCGGCTTATGCAGGTAATATAGGTATGAAAATAGCAACTAAAACAAACGTAAGAACAACTCAGGCCGCACGTACAAGTTTGCCACAAGCACTAAAAGTTTCTTTTGGCGGAGGAACCGTAATGGGTTTAGGCGTTGCAGGATTAGCCGTTTTAGGCTTAACAGCTTTCTTTATAATTTTCTTTAATTTATTTTCTGGCGGAGTTTGGAAAGATACAGAAACAATGACCGTTGTTTTGGAGACATTAGCTGGTTTTTCACTTGGTGCAGAATCAATTGCTTTGTTTGCCAGAGTTGGTGGTGGAATCTATACTAAAGCTGCCGATGTTGGTGCAGATTTAGTTGGTAAAGTTGAAGCTGGAATTCCAGAAGATGATCCGCGTAATCCTGCTACAATTGCAGATAACGTTGGAGATAATGTTGGAGACGTTGCCGGAATGGGAGCAGATTTATTTGGTTCATATGTAGCAACTGTTTTAGCAGCAATGGTACTTGGAAACTATGTTATAAAAGATATGGGCGGAAGTATTCAGGATGCTTTTGGCGGAATTGGACCAATCTTATTGCCAATGTCAATTGCCGGTTTCGGAATTATATTTTCTATTATAGGAACATTATTAGTAAAAATTACTGACGATAATGCTAAAGAAGCACAAGTACAAAAAGCATTAAATATAGGAAACTGGGTTTCAATTGCTTTAACTGCAGTTGCCTGTTTCTTTTTAGTACAGCACATGTTACCGGAAACAATGCAAATGACATTTTTTGGCGAAGGATCAAAAGCAATTTCATCAATGCGTGTTTTCTATGCGACTTTAGTTGGATTAGTAGTTGGTGGAGCTATTTCATCGGTGACAGAATATTATACAGGATTAGGTACAAAACCCGTTATGGCAATTGTACAAAAATCATCAACAGGAGCAGGAACAAACGTAATTGCAGGTTTGGCAACAGGAATGATTTCTACGTTTCCAACGGTATTATTGTTTGCAGCAGCAATCTGGATTTCATATGCATTAGCAGGTTTTTACGGAGTAGCTTTAGCGGCATCTGCAATGATGGCAACAACAGCTATGCAGCTTGCAATTGATGCTTTTGGACCAATATCTGACAACGCTGGAGGAATTGCCGAAATGAGCGAATTACCAAAAGAAGTTCGTACAAGAACAGATATTTTAGATTCAGTTGGAAATACAACTGCAGCAACAGGAAAAGGTTTTGCGATTGCATCTGCAGCGTTAACGTCATTAGCATTATTTGCTGCCTATGTAACTTTTACAGGAATTGATGGAATCAATATTTTTAAAGCACCAGTTTTAGCCATGTTATTCGTTGGTGGAATGATTCCGGTAGTTTTCTCGGCTTTAGCCATGAATTCTGTTGGAAAAGCTGCAATGGATATGGTTTACGAAGTGCGTCGTCAGTTTAAAGAAATTCCTGGAATTATGGAAGGAACCGGAAAACCTGAATACGGAAAATGTGTTGAAATTTCGACAAAAGCTGCTTTGCGCGAAATGATGTTGCCAGGAATCCTAACAATTGGTTTTCCAATTGCAATAGTATTATTAGGTAAATTAGTTTACGCAGATAACAACCAGTTAATAGCTGAAATGTTAGGAGGATATATGGCTGGAGTTACCGTATCTGGAGTTCTTTGGGCAGTTTTCCAAAACAATGCCGGAGGAGCTTGGGATAATGCTAAAAAATCTTTTGAAGCAGGAGTTATGATCAATGGCGAAATGACGTATAAAGGTTCTGATGCGCACAAAGCTGCAGTAACTGGAGATACAGTTGGAGATCCATTTAAAGATACATCTGGACCATCAATGAACATTCTTATTAAATTAACTTGTTTGATTGGTTTAGTAGTTGCGCCTATTTTAGGTGATGGACATTCTGCTTCAGCTATGGTAGAAAAAGGTTCATGTTGTGCAAAAACTGAAATGCATGCAGGCGGAGTTTCTAAATGCGGAGACTTGTCAGGTATGACTAAAGAAGAATGTATCAAAGCTTGTAAAGAAAAAGGTTGCACTGCCGAAGAAACAGCAAAATGCTTGGCGCATTATGATGCAAACGGAAAATATGTAAACAACCAGAGAACAGATTGTTTTGATACTACTAAATATAGTAAAAACAGACTTGAGGTTAATTTATCTACGGTTAATGGAGTAACAGTTGGAACCGTTACTAAAACAGTAAATGACAAGACAACTACAGAAGTTTATGAAGGCACAGAAGCTGAAGTAAAAGCAAAAATCGAAGCAGCTAAATAAAGAATAACTTGATAGCTTTGTCAAAGTTTTAAACTTTGACAAAGCTTTAAAAATAAAAAATGCCTCTAAAACTTAGAGGCATTTTTTTATTTAGAGAGTTTCGATTGGATCAGGTTCTGGAATAGGATAATGTATTTGCTCATATTTTTCAATAAGTGTTACTAAAATATCTAATTCGTAAGCTTCAACTGTATTAGGCTCGGCGTCAAAAAGAACATTTACTCTTTCTAAAGCCAAGTCATAATCTTTTTCTGTTTTTATAGGCTTTATTTCCATATTGTAACCTTTTACTAAATCTATATATGAATAGATTTAGTAAATATAGGAAATAATCTACAAGAATAAGATTTAGCAAAGCTTTAGAAATAAAAAAATGCCTCTAAATTTTTAGAGGCATTTTTTTATTTATGTAAATCAGTGCAATTCGTGTTTCTAAAATAACCCGTTCAATTCAGCATCAATTCTATTAATGATGTTTCCTAAATCTTCAGGATTATCAACGAAATTTATATTATCAACATCGATAATCAATAATTTTCCTTTAGTATAAGTTTGTACCCAAGCTTCATATCTTTCGTTCAAACGGCTTAAATAATCAATCGAAATAGAGTTTTCGTAATCACGTCCGCGTTTGTGAATTTGACCTACTAAGTTAGGAATAGAGCTTCTTAAGTAAATTAATAAATCAGGCGCTTTTACCAACGATTCCATTAATTCAAACAAAGAAGTGTAATTTTCAAAATCACGACTTGTCATTAAGCCCATCGAATATAAGTTGGGAGCAAAAATATAAGCATCTTCATAAATCGTTCTGTCCTGAATGATTTTCTTTCCGCTTTCGCGAATTTGCAACACCTGACGGAATCGACTATTCAAGAAGTAAATCTGCAAATTAAACGACCAACGCTCCATTTGGTGGTAGAAATCGTCTAAGTAAGGATTATCAACTACATCTTCATAATGAGGTTCCCATTTGAAGTGTTTCGCCAATAATTTGGTTAAAGTTGTTTTTCCTGCGCCTATATTTCCTGCTATTGCTATGTGCATTACGGTGTTACGATTTTATAATTTGTGATTTCTTTAGATGTAAAAATAGATAAAATTTGGTCTTTGTAACAGAATTTATCAAACGATTTTTCTAAAATTTCAATTTCATAAATCGTATTTAAATTTGACTTGCTAATATCTTTAAAATACAACAAATTAGCTTTGCTGAAAATATATTGTTTAGAAGAAATGACTTCAAGTTTATCAAAATCAGGGACTTTTCCTAATGCACTAACTTTCCCGAAAATATCGCAGGAAAAAAAGTTGTTTTTTTTATCAATCCAGTAAAAAGTATTAAAATCGGTTTGGTAATATTTTATAGTCTCGGTAAATGGAGTAGAAACTGTTTTGTAATCATTATTTAGATAATCAAAAAGTCCAATTTGTTGGTTTAAGACATTGTAAATCCACAACTGATTTTGAGTAGACATTCCAATCGCGTTTACAACAATTGGAGTATTGTTTAATGTGAAATTAATTTCAGTCATTTTATTCAGTTGATTGTCTAATAAAACGACAGTATTGAAATCTTCGTAAAACAGCACTATTTTTAAGGGATTTTGCAAATCAACTTTTGTGATTTCTCCCAAGGAAACATTCTTGTATTCAAAAATCTCTTTTCCTTTGATTTTACTAAACACATTGTTTTTTATCTGATAATAATATCCAAAAGAATCATAACCTAAAAAGGCATCAGAATTATTGCTGAAATTTGAAATTAATGTCGCTTTTATAGTTTGATTTTGTGCAGAAACAGCAGAATAAAAACAGGCAGCAAAAAGAAGAAATAAAAATTTGAGTGCCGTTTTATTCATGAGAATTTGATTTATGAAGAGCCAAATTACAAAAAACTAAAGTAGGAATTGCTTAAATGAAGTAGATTTATATGTGAAACCTCTTTTAATTGTAATGGTCTAAAGAATAAGCAGTTTTGTCTATATACTAAAAGGATTGATATATTTAATTTTCAGTATTTTAAAATTAATAATACATTTGAAATGTAAGCTTTATCTGGTTTGCAAAATTTAAAATCAAATACAATGAAAAACATAATTTTATATATGTCTTTGATACTTGTTTTCACACAAGTTCAGGCGCAGAAAGATTTTCAGGGAATGGCCGTTTATGAGTCAAAAACGCAAGCTCCTAAGTTTGAAGGCATGCGCGGAAATCGCGACATTACGCCCGAAATGCAAAAGAATATTGAGGAGCGAATGAAGAAAATGCTTGAAAAGACTTTTATTTTAAACTTTGATAAGTCGACTTCTATTTATAAAGAAGAAGAAAAACTGGAATCTCCGGGACAACAAGGAGGTTTTCGTGTTATGGCAGGACTTATGGGCGGCGGCGGAACTTTTTATAAAGATGTAAAAAGTAAATCATATACAGTTGATAAAGAATTTATGGGTAAAGAATTTTTAGTGGTAGATTCTTTGCCAAAATTAAACTGGAAATTAGAACAGGAAACTAAGCAAATTGGTGGATATACCTGTTATAAAGCGACAGCAGTAAAAGAAGCGAGTAAAAGTGATTTTAGAAATTTCAGACCAAAAAATAACGACGATAAAAAGCCTGAAGAAAAGAAAGACGCTGTAAAGAAAACTTCAGGAGAAACCAAAACCAATTTTGAAGATAATTTTGAAATGCCAAAAGAAATTACCGTAACTGCTTGGTATTCGCCAGAAATTCCGATAAATCAAGGACCTGAAAATTATTGGGGTTTGCCAGGTTTGATTTTAGAAATCAATGATGGAAAAACTACTATTTTGTGTTCGAAAATTGTTTTGAATGCCAAAGAAAAAGTTACAATAAAACCACCTACAAAAGGCAAAGTAATCTCTCAAAAAGATTATGATGATACCGTAATTAAAAAAATGGAAGAATTTAGAGAAATGAATCGTGGACGCGATGGTGGTCCCGGAGCTGGTCCTACCATGATTAGAAGATAAACTTTAAGTTACCTATCATCTTTAGATTTTTTTCCAATGAAAAATATACTCCTTTTTGTCATTTTTTTAATGACCACTATTTCTTTTGCGCAAAGTGTTCGCTTTGATGGCTTTATTCAGGATGAGCAAAAGAATCCGTTAGAAATGGCCAATATCATGGCTGTAAATACTGCTACAAAAGCAATGGATTCTTATGGAATTACAAATGATAAAGGAAAGTTTCAATTGACTTTGAAGCCAAATACCTCTTATACAGTTAAGGTGAGTTACCTTGGAATGAAATCAAAAGAAATTGCTATTTCGACCAAGACTGAAAATATCATTCAAAACATTGTTATGGATGATACTGGAATTGAGCTTGAAGGCGTTGAAATCGTTCGCGAAATGCCTGTTTCGATAAGCGGCGATACAATTGTTTACAACGCAGATTCGTTTAAATCCGGAACGGAGAAAAAACTGGAAGACGTCTTGAAAAAACTTCCCGGTGTTGAAGTAAATGCTGACGGAGAAATCGAAGTCGAAGGAAAAAAAGTCAGCAAATTAATGGTTGAAGGCAAAGATTTTTTTGATGGAGATACCAAGTTGGGCGTTAAAAATATTCCGGCAGATGCGATTGATAAAATTCAGGTTTTAAGAAATTATAATGAAATTGGCGCTTTAAAAGGTTTAGAAAATGATCAGGATAATGTCGCAATGAATATTAAACTGAAAGAAGGAAAAAAGAATTTTTGGTTTGGAGATGTAACCGCAGGAATTGGCGTTGCAGAATTGGATAGTCGTTATATTATTAATCCGAAGTTGTTTTATTACAGTCCAAAATACAGCATTAATTTAATTACTAATTTTAATAATATTGGTGAATTGCCCTTAACGGCACAGGATTATTTTAAGTTTACGGGCGGATTTAAAAATATGATGAAAAAGGGCGGAAGCAATTTTAATGTTTCTTCTAATGATTTAGGAATTTCGGTATTGAGAAATAATCGCGCAAAAGAAATCGAGACTAAATTTGGTGCTACAAACTTCTCCTATTCGCCGACGAAAGCTTGGAATATTAGCGGTTTTGGAATTCTGTCAACTTCAAAAACAGATCTTGAAACCAAATCACAAACTACAATTTTAGATTCTGGAGATCAGCAAAAACGAGATGAATTAACGCATCAAAAAAATAATCTGGGACTTTTTAAATTAAGTTCAACTTATAAACCCAACGATAAATTTCAGTTTGATTATGATATCTTAACAAAATTATCGAAACAAGATGAAGACACAGATTTGTTGCGTGAATCTATTGTAAATAGCGCTTCGACTTTGGAAACTATTTTGACGAATAAAAAACAAGATCCAACTTCTATAAATCAAAATCTGAGTTTGTATTATACACAAAGTGACAAGAATATTTTTGCTTTTGAAATGCAGCATTTATATCAGGATGAAAATCCGTTTTATAATGCCAATTTAAGAACTCAGCCTTTTAATTTATCCGGATATGTGCCAGGACAAAATAGAAATGATCTGAATCAGGATCGATTTGTCAAAACCAATAAATTGGATGCTAAACTGGATTACTATTATATGGTAACACCAAAAAGTAACATCAATATCACTTTAGGAAATACATATTCTTATCAGGGTTTTAATTCCCATATTTTCCAAATGTTGGATAATGGAGATAAAAATGATCTGAATGATCCGCAAAATAACAATCAGGTTAAATATGATTTTGATGATGTTTTTCTGGGATTTCATTATAAGATACTGACCGGAAAATTTACGTTGACGCCTGGAGTAAGTGTACATTCATACGGAATGAAAAACACACAATTAGGGACTGATTATTCTCAGAATTTTGTAAAAGTCCTGCCTGATCTCTTCGCTTTATATCAAATTAAAAAATCAGAAACTTTGACGTATAATTTTTCCTTAACGAATGATTTTACAGATATTAATCAATTGGCTTCCGGTTATGTTTTGTCTGATTATAGTAGTTTGTTCCGTGGGAATCGTACTTTAGAAAATGCAACGTCACAGGTACATTCGCTGCGTTATTTTAAATACAATATGTTCAATTTTGAAAACATTTTTGCGAACGCAACTTACACTAAAAAAGTAGACGCTATAAAAACTGCAGCAGATTTTACAGGAATAAACCAGTCATCAGTGCCTTATAATTCTAATTTGGCTGATGAAACCTTTTCAGGAATGGGAAATTATGGACGTTCTTTCCTTAAGAATTACAAAGCTTCTGTTAATGCAACTTTAAACTGGTCGAAATTTAATAATATTCAGAATAATGTTTTGGCAACGACAGAGAGTTTTAGTCAAAGTTATACCGTAAAAGCTTCAACAAACTATAAAAACCTTCCTAATATTGAGTTTGGATACAACGCTTTGATCAATAAATACAGCGGTTCGACGTATTATACAGACAAACCTTTTGCAAGATTAGATTACTATTTTCTGGATAGTTTTTCGTTTGTTTCTGAATACGAGTTTTACCATTATTACAATGGAAATAAAACGGTTGATAATGAATATGACTTCTTAAATGCAAGTTTGGTATATCAAAAAAAGGACAGTAAATGGGAGTATAAAGTTGCAGCAACTAATTTGCTAAATACAAAATATCTCAATGATGACAGCTTCTCGCAGTTTTCAACCAGAGTTTCGCAATATACAGTTCAGCCGCGCTACATCATTTTTTCGATGAAATATAATTTATAGTATTTTCGTACAAAGTTTACGCTTTAATGATTGTTTTAGTAAAGAAAGAAATATCTTTGTTTTACTATTAACAAACAAAATCCTAAGCATGCGTAATTTTTTATGGAGTTTCCTGATGTTCTTTTGTTTAATATCTGTTTCTTTTTCTCAAACAAAAGGCATTGAAAAAGGATCTTATCTATCTACAAACAAAGGTCAAAAAATCAGATTAAATCTATTAGACGATAATAAATATGAATTAGTTTTTTATTCAGGCGATTATAAAATCAAAGGAGATTCATTGGTATTTACTCAAACTGCAAAATCCGGAGCTGCATTTGATGTTGCTTTTAAGAATGATAAAAATGCAAAAAAGGTTAAAATCACATTTTTAGAACCTTCTTATTATACCTTTTATATTGGTACACAAAACGGAACTGAACCAGTTCAATATCAAAAAATAACAGACATTAGAAGTAAAGTAGATCCTGATTGGGTAAAAACTGATTTAGAGTTTGAAATCGATCATGTTGATTATTTGTATTTGGTTTATGAAGATTATCAAGGCGAAAGTAAAATCTCAAAATATGCTTTGCCAAAAGATGCTTCAGAAGCTACAATTAAGTACGAATTGGATGCTTTGGGAGATTTAAATATTTCGGGTTATTTTGATAAAAAGACAAATGAATTGATGATTTCTGAACAAAGCGGAAAAAATCCAATCGCGTTTGTAAATGCTAAAGATGCTCAACCTGATAACGTTTCAAAAGTAATTCCTCTCGAAAATAAAACGGTTTCTAGTTTTACATATCCGGGAAAAGATGCGCTTGCAGATAATGGTTTTAGTACAGAAGTTTCGGTTGATAGCGCTTATGTTGATGAAGCTGCAACTCCTAAAATTGATTTTAAATTTAAAGTAGAAAATGATTTAAAGAAAGCTATTGCGGCAACTTTGGCATCTAAAAGTAAATTTCTGGTAGTTGCTGTTGATGGTAAAAATCTTTCGGCGAAAGCTGACTTTGATACTTTTATAAAAGATCAGGAAACACAAGTTGGATACAATATGTATGAAGTTTATGATCCGCAATATGATTTGTTCAATTATTATTTGGCTACAGCCAATGATAAAAAATGGCTTAAGACGAACAAAATTCAGGATAATCCAAGTCTTGCTGTATTAAATGGTGATGGAGTAATTTTGGCAACTTCAAAATCTAAATTGACAGACAAACAATATCAGTTTAATTACTACGACGGTTTCAGTAAAAAACTAAAAAGAGTAAATGCATTTTATGATTTCAATAAAGTACTTAATAATAAAAAAGCAACAGATGCTAATTTGATTTTGGCACTTAATAAGATTGCAAGTCTGGAAATCCCTTATGAGTACGAAACAACTGAAAATGATACTCTCGATTTTAAGTTAACAAAAGTTGTTATAGATCAAAAAACAGTTGATCAAACCTGGAAAAAGTTAATTGAAGGACATCAAAAAGATACAAAACCAAATATGTATTTGGTAGAAACAATTTTGAAAGAAATTAAAAATCAAGGGTTTTCAAAACAGTTTCTTAGCGAGGACAGAGTTTTGAATGATACAGATTTTCTGGCTATAGATTATTTGATAAAACAATATGATGCTATTGAAGCAGAGCGATTAACATTTAATAGTATAGAAGGAGAAGTTCATGCGATTGGTAGTTTGAACACCGAAATAACAACTGCTTTACAACAAAATAAATACGTTGCTGAAGAGAAAGGTTCAGCCGATGGAAATCAAAGTAAGATAATTTCAGTTTATAAAAAGCTAATTGCTGCGAATAAAGCAAATTATGATTGTTACCAAAATTACTTTACGTATTTAAGTGAAGCAGAGGATAAAGACGGTTCGAATACTACTTATTTAAAAGAGTTTAGTTCTTATTTTAATACTCATTTGACATCAGGAAAAGGAAGTGCAATCGAGCAATTAGATGCTATGTATTCTGCTTTAGATAATAGTTCAGATTATCAATATGATGGTTGGAGAACTTTTAAAGAATACCATTCAAATTTGGCTAATTCTACGGCTTGGACAGTAGTTTTGAAACCACAGAATTCGAATTTTTTAAAATCTGCAATTAGCTGGTCAGAGTATAGTTTGATTGTTTCTAAAAATAATCCTTACTATTTAGATACTTTGGCGCAGTTATATTACAAAGATGATCAGAAGCAAAAAGCGATTGAAACGCAAGCTTTGGCTGTAAAATATCTAAACGATACTGTAGAAGAAGAAACAGCAACAGAGATTAAAGAAACGTTGACTAAAATGCAAAACGGAACGTATTAAATATTATAATTTATCAAAAAAATAACCCGATAAGATTCAAATTCTTATCGGGTTATTTTTTATTTTTTTATTCCTACCATCACTTTTATTCGATAATTGGTTGGAGTTTTTTTATTG
This genomic window from Flavobacterium sp. 9 contains:
- a CDS encoding GLPGLI family protein, translated to MKNIILYMSLILVFTQVQAQKDFQGMAVYESKTQAPKFEGMRGNRDITPEMQKNIEERMKKMLEKTFILNFDKSTSIYKEEEKLESPGQQGGFRVMAGLMGGGGTFYKDVKSKSYTVDKEFMGKEFLVVDSLPKLNWKLEQETKQIGGYTCYKATAVKEASKSDFRNFRPKNNDDKKPEEKKDAVKKTSGETKTNFEDNFEMPKEITVTAWYSPEIPINQGPENYWGLPGLILEINDGKTTILCSKIVLNAKEKVTIKPPTKGKVISQKDYDDTVIKKMEEFREMNRGRDGGPGAGPTMIRR
- a CDS encoding type II toxin-antitoxin system HigA family antitoxin; the protein is MEIKPIKTEKDYDLALERVNVLFDAEPNTVEAYELDILVTLIEKYEQIHYPIPEPDPIETL
- a CDS encoding deoxynucleoside kinase; the encoded protein is MHIAIAGNIGAGKTTLTKLLAKHFKWEPHYEDVVDNPYLDDFYHQMERWSFNLQIYFLNSRFRQVLQIRESGKKIIQDRTIYEDAYIFAPNLYSMGLMTSRDFENYTSLFELMESLVKAPDLLIYLRSSIPNLVGQIHKRGRDYENSISIDYLSRLNERYEAWVQTYTKGKLLIIDVDNINFVDNPEDLGNIINRIDAELNGLF
- a CDS encoding carboxypeptidase-like regulatory domain-containing protein encodes the protein MKNILLFVIFLMTTISFAQSVRFDGFIQDEQKNPLEMANIMAVNTATKAMDSYGITNDKGKFQLTLKPNTSYTVKVSYLGMKSKEIAISTKTENIIQNIVMDDTGIELEGVEIVREMPVSISGDTIVYNADSFKSGTEKKLEDVLKKLPGVEVNADGEIEVEGKKVSKLMVEGKDFFDGDTKLGVKNIPADAIDKIQVLRNYNEIGALKGLENDQDNVAMNIKLKEGKKNFWFGDVTAGIGVAELDSRYIINPKLFYYSPKYSINLITNFNNIGELPLTAQDYFKFTGGFKNMMKKGGSNFNVSSNDLGISVLRNNRAKEIETKFGATNFSYSPTKAWNISGFGILSTSKTDLETKSQTTILDSGDQQKRDELTHQKNNLGLFKLSSTYKPNDKFQFDYDILTKLSKQDEDTDLLRESIVNSASTLETILTNKKQDPTSINQNLSLYYTQSDKNIFAFEMQHLYQDENPFYNANLRTQPFNLSGYVPGQNRNDLNQDRFVKTNKLDAKLDYYYMVTPKSNINITLGNTYSYQGFNSHIFQMLDNGDKNDLNDPQNNNQVKYDFDDVFLGFHYKILTGKFTLTPGVSVHSYGMKNTQLGTDYSQNFVKVLPDLFALYQIKKSETLTYNFSLTNDFTDINQLASGYVLSDYSSLFRGNRTLENATSQVHSLRYFKYNMFNFENIFANATYTKKVDAIKTAADFTGINQSSVPYNSNLADETFSGMGNYGRSFLKNYKASVNATLNWSKFNNIQNNVLATTESFSQSYTVKASTNYKNLPNIEFGYNALINKYSGSTYYTDKPFARLDYYFLDSFSFVSEYEFYHYYNGNKTVDNEYDFLNASLVYQKKDSKWEYKVAATNLLNTKYLNDDSFSQFSTRVSQYTVQPRYIIFSMKYNL
- a CDS encoding inorganic diphosphatase, whose translation is MTADKLTTFDVLIEIPRGSRNKYEYDFEIKRMRFDRMLFSSMMYPADYGFIPETLALDGDPLDVLVLINEPTFPGCVIEVKPIGVFHMADDKGPDEKIICVPVSDPIWNSLNDLSDINGHLLKEIEHFFQVYKDLENKQVDVEGWGDVNEAFAIIAECTKRFDDIENKPEGLFSIK
- a CDS encoding sodium-translocating pyrophosphatase; protein product: MNAFMIYLPIVMAILGLLFMGIKRTWVLKQDAGDGKMKEISDYIYEGALAFLKAEYKLLTIFVIIASIALAGITFIPGVKTHLLIVVAFIFGALFSAYAGNIGMKIATKTNVRTTQAARTSLPQALKVSFGGGTVMGLGVAGLAVLGLTAFFIIFFNLFSGGVWKDTETMTVVLETLAGFSLGAESIALFARVGGGIYTKAADVGADLVGKVEAGIPEDDPRNPATIADNVGDNVGDVAGMGADLFGSYVATVLAAMVLGNYVIKDMGGSIQDAFGGIGPILLPMSIAGFGIIFSIIGTLLVKITDDNAKEAQVQKALNIGNWVSIALTAVACFFLVQHMLPETMQMTFFGEGSKAISSMRVFYATLVGLVVGGAISSVTEYYTGLGTKPVMAIVQKSSTGAGTNVIAGLATGMISTFPTVLLFAAAIWISYALAGFYGVALAASAMMATTAMQLAIDAFGPISDNAGGIAEMSELPKEVRTRTDILDSVGNTTAATGKGFAIASAALTSLALFAAYVTFTGIDGINIFKAPVLAMLFVGGMIPVVFSALAMNSVGKAAMDMVYEVRRQFKEIPGIMEGTGKPEYGKCVEISTKAALREMMLPGILTIGFPIAIVLLGKLVYADNNQLIAEMLGGYMAGVTVSGVLWAVFQNNAGGAWDNAKKSFEAGVMINGEMTYKGSDAHKAAVTGDTVGDPFKDTSGPSMNILIKLTCLIGLVVAPILGDGHSASAMVEKGSCCAKTEMHAGGVSKCGDLSGMTKEECIKACKEKGCTAEETAKCLAHYDANGKYVNNQRTDCFDTTKYSKNRLEVNLSTVNGVTVGTVTKTVNDKTTTEVYEGTEAEVKAKIEAAK